Proteins found in one Oncorhynchus gorbuscha isolate QuinsamMale2020 ecotype Even-year linkage group LG15, OgorEven_v1.0, whole genome shotgun sequence genomic segment:
- the LOC123997155 gene encoding zinc finger RNA-binding protein-like isoform X4, with amino-acid sequence MAASNYYGFTHGAGPQYSVQPPPAFAHPTTASYSVQPAPAVAHAVTASYAPAPAQAARPVASAPYLAAYQTHPAPPDYGYRQPDPTPQPTTTPQAYQLPVYTETDNYSYGRPPAVTSYETKQYYQTSIAPAQRTPTEAYYQTGVKSGYSPVSTVYSQPPPPQRQVTALKPLAPASSVSTSYNIYPVSTSVQQPPTPISSYTPCSSFNSTAATSYSGISYSTYDSSGYTSTPSYYQPAQLPAPQPPPQQPQPSMQLPHKQLTSSSWSNAGSNMVTAPTVNAYKKPMFHQNRLQKPKGPPKQPQLHYCDICKISCAGPQTYREHLEGQKHKKKEAALKSGSAVGSNGPRGIQTQLRCELCDVACTGVDAYAAHIRGAKHQKVVKLHTKLGKPIPSTEPILVNNAPIISTSTAGKTTPIVVTSTAPVAPPKPVVVNAVKAPAPVKKQITPKITLLSNKLATPPSAKVDEDKQLATASKSETTSDDEDGEGVGAQGDVQPVGHDYVEEVRNDDGKVIRFHCKLCECSFNDPNAKDMHLKGRRHRLQYKKKVNPELPVEIKPSNRARKLQEGKLRKQKQKAVLKRQRDDEQRWHLEMRSEPDSSWHTEMRRYEEDIYWRRMEEDQLYWGEQRRRMPPPPLMSRPGMPVPPLLPVRRPDSPDDRHIMAKHSTVYPVEEELQAVQRIVSHSERALKLVSDSLLEKEPPAVAPKTDTEADAGEKGPDTQAARMLKGVMRVGILAKGLLLHGDRNVELILLAAKKPTLSLLKDIAEQLPKELTTFSEDQYEVQAHPEEANIVIFSSKEPKMQVTISLTSPLMREDPAPEKEEKAGDKAAEKGMPEKDPPDVLNQRKCLEYLAALRHAKWFQARANGLQSCVIIIRLLRDLCQRVPTWGKMPAWAMELLVEKAISSATGPLSPGEAMRRVLECIATGILLPDGPGLLDPCEKAQTDALGSMTKQAREDITASAQHALRLLAFRQIHKVLGMDSLPASKASARNRKRRRDGSETGEGEGEGKKDKKEDADEVDA; translated from the exons ATGGCTGCAAGCAATTATTATGGGTTCACTCATGGTGCCGGTCCGCAGTACAG CGTTCAGCCTCCACCGGCCTTTGCCCACCCCACCACAGCCAGCTACAGTGTTCAGCCGGCTCCTGCCGTGGCCCATGCAGTGACGGCCTCCTATGCCCCTGCCCCTGCACAAGCAGCCAGGCCCGTGGCCTCTGCCCCCTACCTGGCGGCCTACCAGACCCACCCTGCCCCCCCAGATTATGGCTATCGGCAGCCGGACCCTACGCCCCAACCTACCACCACCCCACAGGCGTACCAGCTACCGGTATACACTGAAACG GATAACTACAGTTACGGACGCCCACCTGCAGTCACTAGTTATGAGACTAAGCAGTACTACCAGACAAGTATAGCTCCAGCCCAGCGGACACCAACAGAAGCTTATTACCAGACAG GTGTGAAGAGTGGCTACAGTCCAGTCAGCACGGTGTACAGCCAGCCCCCTCCACCACAGAGGCAGGTCACAGCTTTAAAGCCTCTGGCCCCCGCTAGCTCAGTGTCCACCAGCTATAACATCTACCCAGTGTCCACCAGTGTTCAGCAGCCTCCAACTCCCATCTCGTCTTACACCCCTTGCTCCTCCTTCAACTCCACAGCTGCCACCTCCTACTCGG GCATCAGCTACTCTACTTATGACTCGAGTGGCTACACTTCCACCCCCTCCTACTACCAACCTGCACAATTGCCTGCTCCCCAGCCGCCACCCCAGCAGCCCCAGCCTTCCATGCAGCTGCCTCACAAGCAGCTCACCAGCTCTTCCTGGAGCAACGCGGGCAGCAACATGGTGACCGCTCCCACAGTCAACGCCTACAAGAAGCCCATGTTCCACCAGAACAGGCTGCAGAAGCCCAAAGGGCCACCCAAGCAGCCCCAGCTGCACTACTGTGACATCTGCAAGATCAGCTGTGCTGGCCCGCAG ACGTACCGGGAACACCTCGAGGGCCAGAAGCACAAGAAGAAGGAGGCTGCTCTGAAATCTGGCAGCGCGGTGGGGAGCAACGGGCCCCGGGGGATTCAGACCCAGCTGCGCTGTGAACTATGTGACGTTGCCTGCACTGGCGTAGACGCTTACGCTGCCCATATCCGAGGGGCCAAGCACCAGAAG GTGGTGAAGCTCCACACCAAACTAGGCAAACCTATACCGTCAACTGAACCCATTTTAGTGAACAATGCTCCGATTATCTCAACGTCGACCGCTGGGAAGACGACCCCTATTGTCGTCACGTCAACTGCCCCTGTAGCGCCACCCAAACCGGTGGTCGTAAACGCCGTCAAGGCCCCAGCACCTGTGAAGAAGCAAATCACACCCAAAATAACCCTTCTTT CCAACAAGCTGGCCACCCCTCCATCAGCCAAGGTGGATGAGGACAAGCAGTTAGCAACCGCTTCTAAGAGCGAGACCACGAGTGACGATGAGGATGGGGAAGGAGTGGGGGCGCAGGGGGACGTCCAGCCTGTGGGACATGACTATGTGGAGGAG GTGCGTAATGATGATGGGAAGGTGATTCGCTTCCACTGTAAACTCTGTGAATGCAGTTTCAATGACCCCAACGCTAAAGACATGCACCTAAAGGGACGCAGGCACCGGCTGCAGTACAAG AAGAAGGTGAACCCAGAGCTGCCGGTGGAGATCAAGCCCAGTAACCGGGCCAGGAAACTGCAGGAGGGCAAACTtaggaaacagaaacagaaggCTGTGCtgaagaggcagagggatgatgagcAGCGCTGGCACTTGGAGATGAGGTCAGAGCCAGACAGCAGCTGGCACACAGAGATGAG GCGCTATGAGGAGGACATATactggaggaggatggaggaggatcaGCTATACTGGGGGGAGCAGAGACGCAGGATGCCCCCCCCTCCACTCATGAGCCGGCCTGGCATGCCAGTGCCACCCCTACTG CCCGTGCGTCGGCCAGACTCCCCAGACGATCGCCACATCATGGCCAAACACTCCACCGTCTACCCTGTGGAGGAGGAGCTGCAGGCAGTGCAGAGGATTGTGTCCCACTCTGAGCGAGCCCTCAAACTGGTGTCTGACTCCCTGCTGGAGAAAGAGCCCCCCGCTGTTGCTCCTAAGACTGATACAGAGGCTGATGCTGGCGAGAAAGG ACCTGACACTCAGGCGGCCCGTATGCTGAAGGGGGTGATGAGGGTTGGCATTCTGGCCAAGGGCCTGCTGCTCCACGGGGACAGGAACGTGGAGCTCATCCTGCTGGCTGCCAAGAAGCCCACCCTCTCTCTACTGAAAGACATCGCTGAGCAGTTGCCCAAAGAACTGACG ACATTTTCTGAAGATCAGTATGAGGTACAGGCTCACCCTGAGGAAGCCAACATCGTGATTTTTTCGAGCAAGGAGCCAAAAATGCAGGTCACCATCTCTCTAACTTCGCCGCTGATGAGGGAGGACCCTGCCCCTGAGAAGGAGGAAAAGGCAGGAGACAAAGCGGCTGAGAAAG GGATGCCTGAGAAAGACCCTCCTGACGTTCTGAACCAAAGGAAGTGCCTGGAGTACCTAGCTGCTCTGAGACATGCCAAGTGGTTCCAG GCTCGTGCCAACGGTCTTCAGTCCTGTGTGATCATCATTCGACTGTTGCGTGATCTGTGCCAGCGAGTGCCGACCTGGGGCAAGATGCCAGCCTGG GCTATGGAGCTGCTGGTAGAGAAGGCCATCAGCAGTGCCACAGGGCCCCTCAGCCCAGGGGAAGCTATGCGTAGGGTCCTGGAGTGTATCGCCACGGGCATCCTACTGCCAG ACGGTCCTGGGCTGCTGGACCCCTGTGAGAAAGCCCAAACCGATGCTCTGGGGAGCATGACCAAGCAAGCCCGGGAAGACATTACTGCCAGCGCGCAG CATGCTCTGCGACTGCTGGCGTTCCGTCAGATCCACAAGGTTCTGGGGATGGACTCCCTGCCGGCATCCAAGGCCAGCGCTCGGAACCGCAAGCGCAGACGGGATGGGAGTGAGACGGgcgaaggagagggggagggaaagaaagacaaGAAGGAGGATGCAGATGAGGTGGATGCTTGA
- the LOC123997155 gene encoding zinc finger RNA-binding protein-like isoform X1 produces the protein MAASNYYGFTHGAGPQYSVQPPPAFAHPTTASYSVQPAPAVAHAVTASYAPAPAQAARPVASAPYLAAYQTHPAPPDYGYRQPDPTPQPTTTPQAYQLPVYTETDNYSYGRPPAVTSYETKQYYQTSIAPAQRTPTEAYYQTGVKSGYSPVSTVYSQPPPPQRQVTALKPLAPASSVSTSYNIYPVSTSVQQPPTPISSYTPCSSFNSTAATSYSGISYSTYDSSGYTSTPSYYQPAQLPAPQPPPQQPQPSMQLPHKQLTSSSWSNAGSNMVTAPTVNAYKKPMFHQNRLQKPKGPPKQPQLHYCDICKISCAGPQVTYREHLEGQKHKKKEAALKSGSAVGSNGPRGIQTQLRCELCDVACTGVDAYAAHIRGAKHQKVVKLHTKLGKPIPSTEPILVNNAPIISTSTAGKTTPIVVTSTAPVAPPKPVVVNAVKAPAPVKKQITPKITLLSNKLATPPSAKVDEDKQLATASKSETTSDDEDGEGVGAQGDVQPVGHDYVEEVRNDDGKVIRFHCKLCECSFNDPNAKDMHLKGRRHRLQYKKKVNPELPVEIKPSNRARKLQEGKLRKQKQKAVLKRQRDDEQRWHLEMRSEPDSSWHTEMRRYEEDIYWRRMEEDQLYWGEQRRRMPPPPLMSRPGMPVPPLLQPVRRPDSPDDRHIMAKHSTVYPVEEELQAVQRIVSHSERALKLVSDSLLEKEPPAVAPKTDTEADAGEKGPDTQAARMLKGVMRVGILAKGLLLHGDRNVELILLAAKKPTLSLLKDIAEQLPKELTTFSEDQYEVQAHPEEANIVIFSSKEPKMQVTISLTSPLMREDPAPEKEEKAGDKAAEKGMPEKDPPDVLNQRKCLEYLAALRHAKWFQARANGLQSCVIIIRLLRDLCQRVPTWGKMPAWAMELLVEKAISSATGPLSPGEAMRRVLECIATGILLPDGPGLLDPCEKAQTDALGSMTKQAREDITASAQHALRLLAFRQIHKVLGMDSLPASKASARNRKRRRDGSETGEGEGEGKKDKKEDADEVDA, from the exons ATGGCTGCAAGCAATTATTATGGGTTCACTCATGGTGCCGGTCCGCAGTACAG CGTTCAGCCTCCACCGGCCTTTGCCCACCCCACCACAGCCAGCTACAGTGTTCAGCCGGCTCCTGCCGTGGCCCATGCAGTGACGGCCTCCTATGCCCCTGCCCCTGCACAAGCAGCCAGGCCCGTGGCCTCTGCCCCCTACCTGGCGGCCTACCAGACCCACCCTGCCCCCCCAGATTATGGCTATCGGCAGCCGGACCCTACGCCCCAACCTACCACCACCCCACAGGCGTACCAGCTACCGGTATACACTGAAACG GATAACTACAGTTACGGACGCCCACCTGCAGTCACTAGTTATGAGACTAAGCAGTACTACCAGACAAGTATAGCTCCAGCCCAGCGGACACCAACAGAAGCTTATTACCAGACAG GTGTGAAGAGTGGCTACAGTCCAGTCAGCACGGTGTACAGCCAGCCCCCTCCACCACAGAGGCAGGTCACAGCTTTAAAGCCTCTGGCCCCCGCTAGCTCAGTGTCCACCAGCTATAACATCTACCCAGTGTCCACCAGTGTTCAGCAGCCTCCAACTCCCATCTCGTCTTACACCCCTTGCTCCTCCTTCAACTCCACAGCTGCCACCTCCTACTCGG GCATCAGCTACTCTACTTATGACTCGAGTGGCTACACTTCCACCCCCTCCTACTACCAACCTGCACAATTGCCTGCTCCCCAGCCGCCACCCCAGCAGCCCCAGCCTTCCATGCAGCTGCCTCACAAGCAGCTCACCAGCTCTTCCTGGAGCAACGCGGGCAGCAACATGGTGACCGCTCCCACAGTCAACGCCTACAAGAAGCCCATGTTCCACCAGAACAGGCTGCAGAAGCCCAAAGGGCCACCCAAGCAGCCCCAGCTGCACTACTGTGACATCTGCAAGATCAGCTGTGCTGGCCCGCAGGTA ACGTACCGGGAACACCTCGAGGGCCAGAAGCACAAGAAGAAGGAGGCTGCTCTGAAATCTGGCAGCGCGGTGGGGAGCAACGGGCCCCGGGGGATTCAGACCCAGCTGCGCTGTGAACTATGTGACGTTGCCTGCACTGGCGTAGACGCTTACGCTGCCCATATCCGAGGGGCCAAGCACCAGAAG GTGGTGAAGCTCCACACCAAACTAGGCAAACCTATACCGTCAACTGAACCCATTTTAGTGAACAATGCTCCGATTATCTCAACGTCGACCGCTGGGAAGACGACCCCTATTGTCGTCACGTCAACTGCCCCTGTAGCGCCACCCAAACCGGTGGTCGTAAACGCCGTCAAGGCCCCAGCACCTGTGAAGAAGCAAATCACACCCAAAATAACCCTTCTTT CCAACAAGCTGGCCACCCCTCCATCAGCCAAGGTGGATGAGGACAAGCAGTTAGCAACCGCTTCTAAGAGCGAGACCACGAGTGACGATGAGGATGGGGAAGGAGTGGGGGCGCAGGGGGACGTCCAGCCTGTGGGACATGACTATGTGGAGGAG GTGCGTAATGATGATGGGAAGGTGATTCGCTTCCACTGTAAACTCTGTGAATGCAGTTTCAATGACCCCAACGCTAAAGACATGCACCTAAAGGGACGCAGGCACCGGCTGCAGTACAAG AAGAAGGTGAACCCAGAGCTGCCGGTGGAGATCAAGCCCAGTAACCGGGCCAGGAAACTGCAGGAGGGCAAACTtaggaaacagaaacagaaggCTGTGCtgaagaggcagagggatgatgagcAGCGCTGGCACTTGGAGATGAGGTCAGAGCCAGACAGCAGCTGGCACACAGAGATGAG GCGCTATGAGGAGGACATATactggaggaggatggaggaggatcaGCTATACTGGGGGGAGCAGAGACGCAGGATGCCCCCCCCTCCACTCATGAGCCGGCCTGGCATGCCAGTGCCACCCCTACTG CAGCCCGTGCGTCGGCCAGACTCCCCAGACGATCGCCACATCATGGCCAAACACTCCACCGTCTACCCTGTGGAGGAGGAGCTGCAGGCAGTGCAGAGGATTGTGTCCCACTCTGAGCGAGCCCTCAAACTGGTGTCTGACTCCCTGCTGGAGAAAGAGCCCCCCGCTGTTGCTCCTAAGACTGATACAGAGGCTGATGCTGGCGAGAAAGG ACCTGACACTCAGGCGGCCCGTATGCTGAAGGGGGTGATGAGGGTTGGCATTCTGGCCAAGGGCCTGCTGCTCCACGGGGACAGGAACGTGGAGCTCATCCTGCTGGCTGCCAAGAAGCCCACCCTCTCTCTACTGAAAGACATCGCTGAGCAGTTGCCCAAAGAACTGACG ACATTTTCTGAAGATCAGTATGAGGTACAGGCTCACCCTGAGGAAGCCAACATCGTGATTTTTTCGAGCAAGGAGCCAAAAATGCAGGTCACCATCTCTCTAACTTCGCCGCTGATGAGGGAGGACCCTGCCCCTGAGAAGGAGGAAAAGGCAGGAGACAAAGCGGCTGAGAAAG GGATGCCTGAGAAAGACCCTCCTGACGTTCTGAACCAAAGGAAGTGCCTGGAGTACCTAGCTGCTCTGAGACATGCCAAGTGGTTCCAG GCTCGTGCCAACGGTCTTCAGTCCTGTGTGATCATCATTCGACTGTTGCGTGATCTGTGCCAGCGAGTGCCGACCTGGGGCAAGATGCCAGCCTGG GCTATGGAGCTGCTGGTAGAGAAGGCCATCAGCAGTGCCACAGGGCCCCTCAGCCCAGGGGAAGCTATGCGTAGGGTCCTGGAGTGTATCGCCACGGGCATCCTACTGCCAG ACGGTCCTGGGCTGCTGGACCCCTGTGAGAAAGCCCAAACCGATGCTCTGGGGAGCATGACCAAGCAAGCCCGGGAAGACATTACTGCCAGCGCGCAG CATGCTCTGCGACTGCTGGCGTTCCGTCAGATCCACAAGGTTCTGGGGATGGACTCCCTGCCGGCATCCAAGGCCAGCGCTCGGAACCGCAAGCGCAGACGGGATGGGAGTGAGACGGgcgaaggagagggggagggaaagaaagacaaGAAGGAGGATGCAGATGAGGTGGATGCTTGA
- the LOC123997155 gene encoding zinc finger RNA-binding protein-like isoform X2 codes for MAASNYYGFTHGAGPQYSVQPPPAFAHPTTASYSVQPAPAVAHAVTASYAPAPAQAARPVASAPYLAAYQTHPAPPDYGYRQPDPTPQPTTTPQAYQLPVYTETDNYSYGRPPAVTSYETKQYYQTSIAPAQRTPTEAYYQTGVKSGYSPVSTVYSQPPPPQRQVTALKPLAPASSVSTSYNIYPVSTSVQQPPTPISSYTPCSSFNSTAATSYSGISYSTYDSSGYTSTPSYYQPAQLPAPQPPPQQPQPSMQLPHKQLTSSSWSNAGSNMVTAPTVNAYKKPMFHQNRLQKPKGPPKQPQLHYCDICKISCAGPQTYREHLEGQKHKKKEAALKSGSAVGSNGPRGIQTQLRCELCDVACTGVDAYAAHIRGAKHQKVVKLHTKLGKPIPSTEPILVNNAPIISTSTAGKTTPIVVTSTAPVAPPKPVVVNAVKAPAPVKKQITPKITLLSNKLATPPSAKVDEDKQLATASKSETTSDDEDGEGVGAQGDVQPVGHDYVEEVRNDDGKVIRFHCKLCECSFNDPNAKDMHLKGRRHRLQYKKKVNPELPVEIKPSNRARKLQEGKLRKQKQKAVLKRQRDDEQRWHLEMRSEPDSSWHTEMRRYEEDIYWRRMEEDQLYWGEQRRRMPPPPLMSRPGMPVPPLLQPVRRPDSPDDRHIMAKHSTVYPVEEELQAVQRIVSHSERALKLVSDSLLEKEPPAVAPKTDTEADAGEKGPDTQAARMLKGVMRVGILAKGLLLHGDRNVELILLAAKKPTLSLLKDIAEQLPKELTTFSEDQYEVQAHPEEANIVIFSSKEPKMQVTISLTSPLMREDPAPEKEEKAGDKAAEKGMPEKDPPDVLNQRKCLEYLAALRHAKWFQARANGLQSCVIIIRLLRDLCQRVPTWGKMPAWAMELLVEKAISSATGPLSPGEAMRRVLECIATGILLPDGPGLLDPCEKAQTDALGSMTKQAREDITASAQHALRLLAFRQIHKVLGMDSLPASKASARNRKRRRDGSETGEGEGEGKKDKKEDADEVDA; via the exons ATGGCTGCAAGCAATTATTATGGGTTCACTCATGGTGCCGGTCCGCAGTACAG CGTTCAGCCTCCACCGGCCTTTGCCCACCCCACCACAGCCAGCTACAGTGTTCAGCCGGCTCCTGCCGTGGCCCATGCAGTGACGGCCTCCTATGCCCCTGCCCCTGCACAAGCAGCCAGGCCCGTGGCCTCTGCCCCCTACCTGGCGGCCTACCAGACCCACCCTGCCCCCCCAGATTATGGCTATCGGCAGCCGGACCCTACGCCCCAACCTACCACCACCCCACAGGCGTACCAGCTACCGGTATACACTGAAACG GATAACTACAGTTACGGACGCCCACCTGCAGTCACTAGTTATGAGACTAAGCAGTACTACCAGACAAGTATAGCTCCAGCCCAGCGGACACCAACAGAAGCTTATTACCAGACAG GTGTGAAGAGTGGCTACAGTCCAGTCAGCACGGTGTACAGCCAGCCCCCTCCACCACAGAGGCAGGTCACAGCTTTAAAGCCTCTGGCCCCCGCTAGCTCAGTGTCCACCAGCTATAACATCTACCCAGTGTCCACCAGTGTTCAGCAGCCTCCAACTCCCATCTCGTCTTACACCCCTTGCTCCTCCTTCAACTCCACAGCTGCCACCTCCTACTCGG GCATCAGCTACTCTACTTATGACTCGAGTGGCTACACTTCCACCCCCTCCTACTACCAACCTGCACAATTGCCTGCTCCCCAGCCGCCACCCCAGCAGCCCCAGCCTTCCATGCAGCTGCCTCACAAGCAGCTCACCAGCTCTTCCTGGAGCAACGCGGGCAGCAACATGGTGACCGCTCCCACAGTCAACGCCTACAAGAAGCCCATGTTCCACCAGAACAGGCTGCAGAAGCCCAAAGGGCCACCCAAGCAGCCCCAGCTGCACTACTGTGACATCTGCAAGATCAGCTGTGCTGGCCCGCAG ACGTACCGGGAACACCTCGAGGGCCAGAAGCACAAGAAGAAGGAGGCTGCTCTGAAATCTGGCAGCGCGGTGGGGAGCAACGGGCCCCGGGGGATTCAGACCCAGCTGCGCTGTGAACTATGTGACGTTGCCTGCACTGGCGTAGACGCTTACGCTGCCCATATCCGAGGGGCCAAGCACCAGAAG GTGGTGAAGCTCCACACCAAACTAGGCAAACCTATACCGTCAACTGAACCCATTTTAGTGAACAATGCTCCGATTATCTCAACGTCGACCGCTGGGAAGACGACCCCTATTGTCGTCACGTCAACTGCCCCTGTAGCGCCACCCAAACCGGTGGTCGTAAACGCCGTCAAGGCCCCAGCACCTGTGAAGAAGCAAATCACACCCAAAATAACCCTTCTTT CCAACAAGCTGGCCACCCCTCCATCAGCCAAGGTGGATGAGGACAAGCAGTTAGCAACCGCTTCTAAGAGCGAGACCACGAGTGACGATGAGGATGGGGAAGGAGTGGGGGCGCAGGGGGACGTCCAGCCTGTGGGACATGACTATGTGGAGGAG GTGCGTAATGATGATGGGAAGGTGATTCGCTTCCACTGTAAACTCTGTGAATGCAGTTTCAATGACCCCAACGCTAAAGACATGCACCTAAAGGGACGCAGGCACCGGCTGCAGTACAAG AAGAAGGTGAACCCAGAGCTGCCGGTGGAGATCAAGCCCAGTAACCGGGCCAGGAAACTGCAGGAGGGCAAACTtaggaaacagaaacagaaggCTGTGCtgaagaggcagagggatgatgagcAGCGCTGGCACTTGGAGATGAGGTCAGAGCCAGACAGCAGCTGGCACACAGAGATGAG GCGCTATGAGGAGGACATATactggaggaggatggaggaggatcaGCTATACTGGGGGGAGCAGAGACGCAGGATGCCCCCCCCTCCACTCATGAGCCGGCCTGGCATGCCAGTGCCACCCCTACTG CAGCCCGTGCGTCGGCCAGACTCCCCAGACGATCGCCACATCATGGCCAAACACTCCACCGTCTACCCTGTGGAGGAGGAGCTGCAGGCAGTGCAGAGGATTGTGTCCCACTCTGAGCGAGCCCTCAAACTGGTGTCTGACTCCCTGCTGGAGAAAGAGCCCCCCGCTGTTGCTCCTAAGACTGATACAGAGGCTGATGCTGGCGAGAAAGG ACCTGACACTCAGGCGGCCCGTATGCTGAAGGGGGTGATGAGGGTTGGCATTCTGGCCAAGGGCCTGCTGCTCCACGGGGACAGGAACGTGGAGCTCATCCTGCTGGCTGCCAAGAAGCCCACCCTCTCTCTACTGAAAGACATCGCTGAGCAGTTGCCCAAAGAACTGACG ACATTTTCTGAAGATCAGTATGAGGTACAGGCTCACCCTGAGGAAGCCAACATCGTGATTTTTTCGAGCAAGGAGCCAAAAATGCAGGTCACCATCTCTCTAACTTCGCCGCTGATGAGGGAGGACCCTGCCCCTGAGAAGGAGGAAAAGGCAGGAGACAAAGCGGCTGAGAAAG GGATGCCTGAGAAAGACCCTCCTGACGTTCTGAACCAAAGGAAGTGCCTGGAGTACCTAGCTGCTCTGAGACATGCCAAGTGGTTCCAG GCTCGTGCCAACGGTCTTCAGTCCTGTGTGATCATCATTCGACTGTTGCGTGATCTGTGCCAGCGAGTGCCGACCTGGGGCAAGATGCCAGCCTGG GCTATGGAGCTGCTGGTAGAGAAGGCCATCAGCAGTGCCACAGGGCCCCTCAGCCCAGGGGAAGCTATGCGTAGGGTCCTGGAGTGTATCGCCACGGGCATCCTACTGCCAG ACGGTCCTGGGCTGCTGGACCCCTGTGAGAAAGCCCAAACCGATGCTCTGGGGAGCATGACCAAGCAAGCCCGGGAAGACATTACTGCCAGCGCGCAG CATGCTCTGCGACTGCTGGCGTTCCGTCAGATCCACAAGGTTCTGGGGATGGACTCCCTGCCGGCATCCAAGGCCAGCGCTCGGAACCGCAAGCGCAGACGGGATGGGAGTGAGACGGgcgaaggagagggggagggaaagaaagacaaGAAGGAGGATGCAGATGAGGTGGATGCTTGA